One Sediminibacillus dalangtanensis genomic region harbors:
- a CDS encoding GNAT family N-acetyltransferase, whose translation MYRIRKAELKDAEQIANVHVNSWKSTYFELINEKDMSNITFENRKALWETILKMPTSGQVALVVENTDGEIIGFVSGGKERTKRFGYDGEIYAIYLLADYQQQGLGTWMLAAFTEEMVKEGYQSMLVWVLTQNPSSRFYAKHGARQIEKEDTTIGEGTYQESAFGWKDIHELSKKLQSMEQRS comes from the coding sequence ATGTACCGTATCAGAAAAGCTGAATTAAAAGATGCAGAGCAAATAGCCAATGTGCATGTGAACAGTTGGAAATCAACGTATTTTGAGCTGATTAATGAAAAAGATATGTCCAATATTACCTTCGAAAACCGGAAGGCCTTGTGGGAAACGATTTTGAAAATGCCAACCTCCGGTCAAGTTGCCTTGGTGGTAGAAAATACAGACGGGGAGATTATCGGCTTTGTATCAGGGGGCAAGGAACGGACGAAACGCTTTGGCTATGATGGGGAAATATATGCTATTTACTTGTTGGCAGATTATCAACAGCAAGGGCTTGGCACTTGGATGCTTGCGGCTTTCACGGAAGAAATGGTAAAGGAAGGCTATCAATCCATGCTGGTGTGGGTGCTTACCCAAAATCCGTCGAGCAGATTTTATGCAAAACACGGGGCACGTCAAATTGAGAAAGAAGATACAACCATCGGTGAAGGCACTTATCAGGAGTCTGCTTTTGGTTGGAAAGATATCCATGAATTATCGAAAAAACTGCAAAGCATGGAACAGCGGAGTTAA
- a CDS encoding AzlC family ABC transporter permease, producing MSIKAVAKTEESARLYMIQKGISRGVPIMLGYLPVALTYGVLAKQAGMTIVEITLMSVLVFAGASQFMGAGMIAIGTGAIEIIIATFVLNFRHFVMSFSFMNRLRFIGLKWKVPLSLGLTDETFSVASMHTEEAKQEKGMYFYAALMITAYSAWVVGSFLGGVLGDIIPAVLSQSMGIALYAMFIGLLLPSVRKELRVGLIALIAMLVNAFSSQFISDGWAIVLGTLLGGLCGVFLLKGERQ from the coding sequence ATGTCAATAAAAGCAGTTGCAAAAACAGAAGAATCTGCTCGTCTTTATATGATTCAGAAAGGGATATCCAGAGGGGTACCGATTATGCTTGGCTATTTACCGGTTGCACTTACATATGGTGTACTGGCAAAACAGGCAGGAATGACGATTGTCGAGATCACCTTAATGAGTGTGCTTGTTTTTGCCGGAGCAAGCCAGTTCATGGGAGCTGGTATGATAGCGATAGGCACCGGGGCAATCGAAATTATCATTGCGACGTTTGTACTCAACTTCCGTCATTTTGTGATGAGTTTTTCGTTTATGAACCGGCTTCGTTTCATCGGTTTGAAGTGGAAGGTGCCTCTTTCACTCGGCTTGACGGATGAAACCTTTTCGGTCGCCTCCATGCATACGGAGGAGGCCAAGCAGGAAAAAGGGATGTATTTTTATGCAGCCTTAATGATAACAGCATATTCTGCATGGGTAGTTGGTTCTTTTTTAGGCGGGGTTCTAGGTGATATCATCCCGGCTGTTTTAAGCCAGAGTATGGGGATTGCATTATATGCCATGTTTATCGGTTTGCTTCTGCCCAGCGTCAGGAAGGAATTGCGGGTTGGTTTGATAGCGCTCATTGCGATGCTGGTCAATGCGTTTAGCAGTCAATTTATCAGTGATGGTTGGGCGATTGTACTTGGAACGCTCTTAGGCGGGCTGTGCGGCGTCTTTTTGCTAAAGGGGGAAAGGCAATGA
- a CDS encoding AzlD domain-containing protein, whose translation MILFIILGMSLVTMIPRILPAYIVDKVHFPEWMNRWLNAIPYAALGALIFPGILTVKPDQPHIGLIGGAVAVMLAFLGLNIILVVIGAIATVFLLTI comes from the coding sequence ATGATTTTGTTCATCATCCTTGGCATGTCACTCGTTACCATGATTCCGCGAATACTACCAGCTTATATCGTCGACAAGGTCCATTTTCCAGAATGGATGAATAGGTGGCTTAACGCCATTCCTTACGCGGCTTTAGGGGCATTGATTTTTCCGGGAATATTGACAGTAAAACCCGATCAGCCGCATATAGGATTGATCGGCGGAGCTGTAGCTGTCATGTTGGCTTTCCTGGGGCTTAACATCATTCTTGTCGTTATCGGTGCTATTGCGACTGTCTTCCTTTTAACAATTTAA